From Halomicrobium salinisoli, the proteins below share one genomic window:
- the purF gene encoding amidophosphoribosyltransferase yields the protein MHEKCGVVGIALEDRDAARPLYYSLYALQHRGQESAGIVTHDGFQQHSHVEMGLVGDAFGPDDLESLNGPNGVGHVRYPTSGSVDACCAQPFSVSFKSGSLALAHNGNLVNADEIRDELADLGHAFTSDGDTEVIAHDLARNLLEADLVRAVKRTMSRIHGSYSLTIMHDDTVLGVRDPEGNRPLCIGELDDGYVLASESAAIDTLDGELVRDVKPGELVVLHDDGSGYDTYQLVEQDHTAHCFFEHVYFARPDSTIDETLVYDARRDLGRQLWEESGVESDVVLPVPDSGRAFASGYAEAAQDDGTDIEFAEGLMKNRYVGRTFIMPTQDERERAVRLKLNPIKSTIEGKTVTIIDDSIVRGTTSTQLVELLKDAGAEEVHVRIGAPAIVSPCYMGIDMATREELIAAGQDVDDVRDEIGADSLSYLSIDAVAETLGNARDDLCLGCVTGEYPYDIEDEATDRDVHRPVIGGDASVEADD from the coding sequence ATGCACGAGAAGTGCGGCGTCGTCGGCATCGCACTCGAAGACCGTGACGCCGCCCGCCCCCTCTACTACTCCCTCTACGCCCTCCAGCACCGCGGCCAGGAGTCGGCCGGTATCGTCACCCACGACGGCTTTCAGCAGCACAGCCACGTCGAGATGGGCCTCGTGGGCGACGCCTTCGGCCCGGACGACCTCGAGTCGCTGAACGGCCCGAACGGCGTCGGCCACGTCCGCTATCCGACGTCCGGCAGCGTCGACGCCTGCTGCGCTCAGCCGTTCTCCGTCTCCTTCAAGAGCGGGTCGCTGGCGCTGGCGCACAACGGCAACCTCGTCAACGCCGACGAGATCCGCGACGAACTCGCGGACCTGGGCCACGCGTTCACCAGCGACGGCGACACCGAGGTCATCGCCCACGACCTGGCGCGCAACCTGCTGGAGGCTGACCTCGTCCGCGCCGTCAAGCGGACGATGTCCCGCATCCACGGGTCGTACTCGCTGACCATCATGCACGACGACACGGTGCTCGGGGTGCGCGACCCCGAGGGCAACCGGCCGCTGTGCATCGGCGAACTGGACGACGGCTACGTCCTCGCCAGCGAGTCCGCGGCCATCGATACCCTCGACGGCGAACTCGTCCGGGACGTCAAGCCCGGCGAACTCGTCGTCCTCCACGACGACGGCAGCGGGTACGACACCTACCAGCTCGTCGAACAGGACCACACCGCGCACTGCTTCTTCGAGCACGTCTACTTCGCGCGGCCCGACTCCACCATCGACGAGACGCTGGTCTACGACGCCCGCCGCGACCTGGGGCGGCAGCTCTGGGAGGAGTCCGGCGTCGAGAGCGACGTCGTCCTCCCGGTGCCCGACTCCGGGCGCGCGTTCGCCTCCGGCTACGCCGAGGCCGCGCAGGACGACGGCACCGACATCGAGTTCGCCGAGGGGCTGATGAAGAACCGGTACGTCGGCCGGACGTTCATCATGCCGACCCAGGACGAGCGCGAGCGGGCCGTCCGCCTGAAGCTCAACCCGATCAAGTCCACGATCGAGGGCAAGACGGTCACCATCATCGACGACTCCATCGTCCGCGGGACCACCTCGACGCAGCTCGTCGAGCTGCTGAAGGACGCCGGCGCGGAGGAGGTCCACGTCCGCATCGGCGCCCCGGCGATCGTCTCGCCGTGTTACATGGGGATCGACATGGCGACCCGCGAAGAGCTGATCGCCGCGGGCCAGGACGTCGACGACGTCCGTGACGAGATCGGCGCCGACTCGCTGTCGTACCTCTCGATCGACGCCGTCGCCGAGACGCTGGGCAACGCTCGTGACGACCTCTGTCTCGGCTGCGTCACGGGCGAGTACCCGTACGACATCGAGGACGAGGCGACGGACCGGGACGTCCACCGGCCCGTCATCGGCGGCGACGCGTCGGTCGAGGCCGACGACTAG
- a CDS encoding 50S ribosomal protein L37e, with product MTGAGTPSQGKKNTTTHVKCRRCGEKSYHVKKKVCSACGFGKSAKRRDYEWQSKAGE from the coding sequence ATGACTGGCGCTGGAACTCCGAGTCAGGGGAAGAAGAACACCACGACGCACGTCAAGTGCCGACGGTGTGGCGAGAAGTCCTATCACGTGAAAAAGAAGGTCTGTTCGGCGTGTGGCTTCGGCAAGTCCGCCAAGCGCCGCGACTACGAGTGGCAGAGCAAGGCCGGCGAGTAA
- a CDS encoding LSM domain-containing protein — protein sequence MSGRPLDVLEASVGETVTVELKGGQTYEGELSGYDQHMNLVIEGEDTTIIRGDNVVSIRP from the coding sequence ATGAGTGGACGACCGCTGGACGTGCTGGAGGCATCCGTCGGCGAGACCGTCACGGTGGAGCTCAAGGGCGGTCAGACGTACGAAGGAGAGCTCTCCGGCTACGACCAGCACATGAACCTCGTCATCGAGGGCGAAGACACAACGATTATACGCGGCGACAACGTCGTCTCGATACGTCCATGA
- a CDS encoding M20/M25/M40 family metallo-hydrolase, with translation MDERRREFLEELLTTASPSGFEAEGQRRWIDYVSEFADEVRTDDYGNAVAVLEGGEPTIALAGHGDEIGFIVRDVTDNGFVRLERIGGSDRTVSRGQHVRIHAADGTVPGVVGQTAIHLRDTADDEVADVTELHVDVGAADGDEAEALVDRGDPVTFDQTLSELENGRLAARGMDNRVGIWTAAEALRRVAERGTDATVVAVSTVQEEVGLQGARMVGFDLELDAAVAADVTHATDQPGSPGKRSTGVELGGGPVVSRGSANHPVLVDAVRDAADGAEIDVQLQATGSRTGTDADAFYTSRGGIPSLNLGLPNRYMHTPVEVIDPEDLDAAADLLAAFAAGADEYAPFAVDV, from the coding sequence ATGGACGAGCGACGACGCGAGTTTCTGGAGGAGCTGCTGACGACCGCTTCGCCCTCGGGCTTCGAGGCCGAGGGACAGCGCCGCTGGATCGACTACGTGAGCGAGTTCGCCGACGAGGTCCGGACCGACGACTACGGCAACGCCGTCGCGGTCCTGGAGGGCGGGGAGCCGACGATCGCGCTGGCCGGCCACGGCGACGAAATCGGGTTCATCGTCCGCGACGTCACCGACAACGGGTTCGTCCGGCTGGAGCGCATCGGCGGGTCCGACCGGACTGTCTCCCGGGGCCAGCACGTCAGGATCCACGCCGCGGACGGGACGGTCCCGGGCGTGGTCGGCCAGACGGCGATCCACCTGCGGGACACCGCCGACGACGAGGTGGCGGACGTCACCGAACTGCACGTCGACGTCGGCGCCGCGGACGGCGACGAGGCCGAGGCCCTGGTCGACCGGGGCGACCCGGTCACCTTCGATCAGACGCTCTCGGAGCTGGAGAACGGCCGCCTCGCGGCCCGCGGGATGGACAACAGGGTCGGAATCTGGACCGCGGCCGAGGCGCTCCGGCGGGTCGCCGAGCGCGGGACCGACGCGACCGTGGTCGCCGTCTCGACCGTCCAGGAGGAGGTCGGCCTGCAGGGCGCGCGGATGGTCGGCTTCGACCTCGAACTCGACGCCGCCGTCGCGGCCGACGTGACCCACGCCACCGACCAGCCCGGGTCGCCGGGCAAGCGCTCGACCGGCGTCGAACTCGGCGGCGGTCCGGTGGTCTCCCGCGGCAGCGCGAACCATCCCGTGCTCGTCGACGCCGTCCGCGACGCGGCCGACGGCGCCGAAATCGACGTCCAGCTCCAGGCGACCGGCAGCCGGACGGGCACCGACGCGGACGCCTTCTACACGTCCCGCGGCGGCATCCCCTCGCTGAACCTCGGCCTCCCCAACCGGTACATGCACACGCCGGTCGAGGTGATCGACCCCGAGGACCTGGACGCGGCGGCGGACCTGCTGGCCGCGTTCGCCGCCGGCGCCGACGAGTACGCGCCCTTCGCCGTCGACGTCTAA